A single genomic interval of Pyrus communis chromosome 5, drPyrComm1.1, whole genome shotgun sequence harbors:
- the LOC137733363 gene encoding receptor-like protein 6 translates to MANLSSLTTLYLRDCHLFGEFPVRIFQLPNLESLSVRYNQELTGYFPEFNQSSPLILLKVSFTGFFGTIPSSIQNLHSLQNFDVAQCNFSEGLVPSFLGNLRQLTYLDISANKFGGIIPDSLANLTQLATFRISTSRLTGPIPSWLGNFSKLEYLDFAFNRLNGSVPASFSNLTNLQILYLHSNTLTGAVEFQMFQNLQSLYQLELSWSGLELVTESKILNSTVKQFTVLGLSNCNIEEFPSFLQYQKGLTRLELDGNKIRGQVPKWMWNTSLETLLLLDISNNFISDQLPLVLPWVKLLCIRFSSNMFHGSLPLPPPTMREYAAADNNFTGEISPLLCNMKNLLSLDLSKNNLGGMLPQCLGNFSDHLILLLLGNNSFHGIIPQTYNKGSSLRMIDVSHNKLQGQLPRSLANCVMLEYLVLSNNRFNDVFPIWLGTLLELKLLAMRHNGFYGVIGKSRENVDFPKLRILDLAYNDFTGTVPSMFSDITVNKSTYMNTGVGYDVDGFPVFSSVDYQLMIATKGLEQYYPKIREEFASFDISSNKFEGKIPEFIGNLKELRSLNLSHNILTGSIPSSFGNLMKLESLDLSQNKLSGRIPQQLVQLNFLSSFNVSHNNLTGPIPQGTQLTSLNVTSYEGNPGLCGDPLPKKCGNPKAPELPPSTIDEGDSSSEGIFEFDWKIVSAGCGSGLVVGVVLADVVITRRPDLFLKIVGMIRQMIRKI, encoded by the coding sequence ATGGCTAATTTATCATCTTTGACAACCCTCTACCTCAGGGACTGTCACCTGTTTGGTGAATTTCCAGTGAGAATTTTCCAACTGCCAAACCTAGAATCTCTTAGTGTGAGATACAACCAAGAATTGACTGGATATTTTCCTGAATTTAATCAAAGCAGTCCTCTCATCTTACTGAAAGTCAGCTTTACTGGCTTTTTTGGAACAATACCCTCTTCAATTCAAAACCTTCATTCACTGCAAAACTTCGATGTGGCTCAATGCAATTTTTCGGAAGGGTTGGTTCCATCTTTTCTTGGGAATCTTAGGCAGCTCACTTATCTAGACATTTCAGCCAATAAATTTGGAGGTATAATTCCTGATTCCTTGGCAAACCTTACCCAACTGGCTACTTTTAGGATTAGTACAAGTCGATTAACTGGTCCAATCCCATCTTGGCTAGGCAACTTTAGCAAACTAGAGTACCTAGATTTTGCTTTTAATAGATTAAATGGTTCAGTTCCAGCGTCATTTTCAAATCTCACAAACCTTCAGATCTTGTATCTACATTCGAATACTCTGACTGGTGCAGTAGAGTTTCAAATGTTTCAAAATCTACAATCTCTTTACCAACTCGAATTAAGCTGGAGCGGTTTAGAACTTGTCACTGAatccaaaattttgaattcaacGGTTAAACAGTTCACCGTTCTTGGATTGAGTAATTGCAACATAGAAGAGTTTCCATCCTTCTTACAATATCAGAAGGGGTTGACGCGTTTGGAACTTGATGGAAACAAAATCCGAGGCCAAGTACCAAAATGGATGTGGAATACAAGCTTAGAAACTTTGCTATTGTTAGACATTTCTAATAACTTCATTTCAGACCAACTTCCACTTGTCCTTCCTTGGGTGAAACTGTTATGTATAAGGTTTTCGTCCAACATGTTTCATGGATCACTACCGTTACCTCCACCAACCATGCGAGAATATGCAGCTGCAGACAACAACTTTACCGGAGAAATCTCACCATTGCTTTGCAATATGAAAAATCTTCTGTCCCTTGACTTGTCGAAAAATAACTTGGGTGGCATGCTTCCTCAGTGTCTCGGAAACTTTAGTGATCATCTGATTCTTCTACTTCTCGGAAACAACTCTTTTCACGGAATTATTCCTCAGACATACAACAAAGGAAGCAGTTTGAGAATGATTGATGTGAGTCATAACAAGTTGCAGGGGCAGTTGCCGAGGTCATTGGCCAATTGTGTGATGCTTGAGTAtcttgttttgtcaaacaatcgTTTCAATGATGTTTTTCCCATTTGGTTGGGGACTCTTCTGGAGTTAAAACTTTTGGCAATGCGCCATAATGGATTCTACGGTGTGATTGGAAAATCTAGAGAGAATGTCGATTTCCCCAAGTTACGCATTCTTGATTTGGCTTACAATGATTTTACTGGTACGGTTCCATCTATGTTTTCAGATATTACTGTAAACAAGTCAACGTATATGAACACAGGCGTAGGTTATGACGTCGATGGATTCCCGGTTTTTAGCAGTGTTGATTACCAACTCATGATAGCAACAAAAGGTTTGGAGCAATACTACCCAAAGATCCGAGAAGAATTTGCATCCTTTGATATCTCAAGCAACAAATTTGAAGGGAAAATTCCAGAATTCATTGGGAATCTTAAGGAGCTTCGTTCGCTGAATCTATCCCACAACATTCTCACTGGTTCTATCCCTTCATCCTTTGGAAACTTGATGAAGCTTGAATCGTTGGACCTTTCACAAAACAAGCTCTCAGGACGTATCCCCCAACAACTGGTGCaacttaattttctttccaGTTTCAATGTGTCTCACAACAATCTCACAGGTCCTATACCACAAGGAACCCAGCTTACTTCTTTGAATGTCACTTCATACGAGGGAAACCCAGGGTTGTGTGGAGATCCATTGCCAAAGAAATGTGGAAATCCTAAGGCCCCTGAACTTCCACCTTCAACCATCGATGAAGGTGATTCTAGCTCAGAAGGCATATTTGAATTTGATTGGAAAATTGTTTCGGCCGGATGTGGAAGTGGGTTGGTAGTGGGAGTAGTTCTTGCAGATGTTGTGATCACAAGGAGGCCCGACTTGTTTCTTAAGATTGTTGGAATGATTAGGCAAATGATAAGGAAAATTTAG
- the LOC137734233 gene encoding receptor-like protein 9DC1 produces MGLLDISIIRMVSKLVLVLLLFHDVVIAQYPSCPDEERSALMQFKDSFIIDKSASTDDGYPKVSSWKPAEGENSTCCSWEGVECDEKTGHVIGLDLGSSCLHGSINSNSSLFRLVHLQRLNLSHNNFNYSQIPPRIRNFPSLTHLDLSTSVFSGQVPSELSLLFVRR; encoded by the exons ATGGGGTTACTTGATATCTCCATCATTCGCATGGTTTCAAAACTAGTACTAGTTTTGTTGCTGTTTCATGATGTGGTTATTGCTCAGTATCCATCTTGCCCTGATGAGGAGAGGTCCGCCCTGATGCAATTCAAAGACAGCTTTATTATTGACAAATCTGCTTCTACCGACGATGGTTATCCAAAGGTTTCATCATGGAAACCAGCTGAAGGAGAAAACAGCACGTGCTGCTCATGGGAAGGTGTCGAGTGTGATGAGAAGACGGGTCATGTGATTGGCCTAGATCTTGGTAGCAGCTGTCTCCACGGCTCTATCAACAGCAATAGCAGCCTCTTCCGCCTTGTTCATCTTCAAAGGTTAAACCTCTCTCACAATAACTTCAATTACTCTCAAATTCCTCCTCGCATTAGGAATTTTCCAAGCCTTACTCATCTTGACCTCTCTACCTCTGTCTTTTCTGGTCAAGTCCCTTCTGAACTTTCACT ATTATTTGTCAGAAGATGA